One Parafrankia discariae DNA segment encodes these proteins:
- a CDS encoding sulfite oxidase-like oxidoreductase, producing MGIVSPGFQGRPRSAGSDLPPGQYRTEDFPVLSAGPTPRVPLETWEFTITTEAGVEHRWDWPAFRALPGESPTVDIHCVTQWSKFGTRWEGVSLDLLLGEVDTAAEYALVHSYGGYTTNLPLTDLLDGQAWVAHRYDGAALEPEHGGPARLLVPHLYFWKSAKWVRGIRLLERDEKGFWEAGGYHDRGDPWLEQRYQGD from the coding sequence GTGGGCATTGTGTCACCGGGCTTCCAGGGCAGACCGCGGTCCGCCGGGTCGGACCTACCCCCGGGGCAGTACCGCACCGAGGACTTCCCCGTCCTCTCCGCCGGTCCCACCCCGCGGGTCCCGCTGGAGACCTGGGAGTTCACGATCACGACCGAGGCCGGCGTCGAGCACCGCTGGGACTGGCCGGCCTTCCGCGCGCTGCCCGGCGAGTCGCCGACAGTGGACATCCACTGTGTGACCCAGTGGTCGAAGTTCGGCACCCGCTGGGAGGGGGTCAGCCTCGACCTCCTGCTCGGTGAGGTCGACACCGCCGCCGAGTACGCGCTGGTGCACTCCTACGGCGGCTACACCACCAACCTCCCGCTCACCGATCTCCTCGACGGCCAGGCCTGGGTGGCGCACCGCTACGACGGGGCCGCCCTGGAGCCCGAGCACGGGGGTCCGGCCCGCCTTCTCGTCCCGCACCTGTACTTCTGGAAGTCGGCCAAATGGGTGCGCGGCATCCGCCTCCTCGAACGGGACGAGAAGGGGTTCTGGGAGGCCGGCGGCTATC
- a CDS encoding NUDIX hydrolase produces MQSPGLGPASIGTASIGTTPNDTEPIGAASDDIGPDGPAPRSLRVAAYAVCVRDGDLLLARFSPGDPAGVRWTLPGGGLDHGEHPEQGAIREVREETGYDVELTGLLGIDSIHYQQRDGTDFHGLRVLYSARVVGGALCHEIGGSTDLAAWIPLDSVPELDRIGLVDIALDLARAAGGRSR; encoded by the coding sequence GTGCAGAGCCCCGGCCTCGGCCCCGCGTCCATCGGCACCGCGTCCATCGGTACGACGCCCAACGACACCGAGCCCATCGGCGCCGCGTCCGACGACATCGGACCCGACGGCCCCGCGCCCCGCTCCCTCCGGGTGGCCGCGTACGCGGTCTGTGTCCGTGACGGCGACCTCCTGCTCGCGCGCTTCAGCCCCGGTGACCCGGCGGGGGTCAGGTGGACGCTCCCGGGCGGCGGCCTGGACCACGGTGAGCACCCCGAGCAGGGCGCGATCCGCGAGGTCCGGGAAGAGACCGGGTACGACGTGGAGCTCACCGGCCTGCTCGGCATCGACTCGATCCACTACCAGCAGCGGGACGGCACCGACTTCCACGGCCTGCGCGTGCTGTACTCGGCGCGGGTCGTCGGCGGCGCGCTGTGCCACGAGATCGGCGGATCCACCGACCTGGCCGCCTGGATCCCGCTGGACAGCGTGCCGGAGCTCGACCGGATCGGGCTCGTCGACATCGCCCTCGACCTCGCCCGGGCGGCCGGCGGCCGATCCCGGTAG
- a CDS encoding ABC transporter substrate-binding protein, protein MRISPVTVAAGESSAAVRRRCARRRPRAASRQGTRRCPRLPTRLRTLPTVLAALLVAAGCVSCVSWNGSSDSADPHGSGAGCPAVPGVTADEVRLGLLFPNTGNAASLFDPFRAGVDARLGAVNEAGGVHGRRVEYTWRDDESQPGVNETAARMLVDQYQVFGIVESTSAASGSAEFLHGRGIPVTGTSLEASWTTFDNMFSYSNMIADGVSVSTWGDFVAEHGGTTALIATSSLSAASGAFGAELAASLEAAGVRVVGTVDATGPINFADVGAQVRDSGADTLVGAVTGAAFGQVVLGARAAEANLRVILSPSGYDQSLLDVFGRVLSGVYIFVDYQPFELDAPGHRAFLDAMTRYAPYLQPPNKQAALSGWISADMFLRGLTEAGACPTRERFIEGLRAVRDYAADGLLPAPIDFTASFGQLGRCYTFLQVAPDASRFDVLRPAPRCGRLEG, encoded by the coding sequence GTGCGCATCTCACCGGTCACGGTAGCGGCAGGCGAATCGTCCGCCGCCGTGCGCCGTCGGTGTGCCCGGCGCCGGCCCCGTGCGGCGAGCCGGCAGGGGACGCGCCGGTGCCCGCGCCTGCCGACCCGCCTCCGGACCCTGCCGACCGTGCTCGCGGCGCTGCTCGTGGCCGCCGGGTGCGTCTCGTGTGTGTCCTGGAACGGCTCGTCCGATTCCGCCGACCCGCACGGTTCGGGTGCCGGGTGCCCGGCCGTGCCGGGAGTCACGGCGGACGAGGTCCGGCTCGGTCTGCTGTTCCCCAACACCGGCAACGCGGCGTCGCTGTTCGACCCGTTCCGGGCCGGTGTCGACGCCCGCCTCGGGGCGGTGAACGAAGCCGGCGGTGTGCACGGGCGGCGTGTCGAGTACACGTGGCGCGACGACGAGTCCCAGCCCGGCGTGAACGAGACCGCGGCCCGCATGCTCGTCGACCAGTACCAGGTGTTCGGGATCGTCGAGTCCACCTCGGCGGCGTCCGGCTCGGCGGAGTTCCTGCACGGCCGCGGCATTCCGGTGACCGGAACCTCGCTGGAGGCCTCCTGGACCACCTTCGACAACATGTTCAGCTATTCGAACATGATCGCGGACGGGGTCTCGGTGTCCACCTGGGGTGACTTCGTCGCCGAGCACGGAGGGACCACGGCGCTGATCGCCACCTCGAGCCTCTCGGCCGCCTCCGGTGCCTTCGGCGCGGAGCTGGCGGCCAGCCTGGAGGCCGCCGGGGTGCGGGTCGTCGGCACGGTCGACGCGACCGGGCCGATCAACTTCGCCGACGTCGGCGCCCAGGTGCGTGACAGCGGTGCCGACACGCTCGTCGGGGCGGTCACGGGGGCCGCGTTCGGCCAGGTCGTGCTGGGCGCCCGGGCCGCCGAAGCCAACCTGCGGGTGATCCTCTCGCCCTCCGGATACGACCAGAGCCTGCTGGACGTCTTCGGCCGGGTGCTGAGCGGCGTCTACATCTTCGTCGACTACCAGCCGTTCGAGCTCGACGCGCCGGGGCACCGCGCCTTCCTCGACGCGATGACGCGGTACGCCCCGTACCTGCAGCCGCCGAACAAGCAGGCCGCGCTCTCCGGCTGGATCTCGGCCGACATGTTCCTGCGCGGTCTGACCGAGGCCGGTGCGTGCCCCACCCGGGAGCGCTTCATCGAGGGGCTGCGCGCCGTCCGCGACTATGCCGCCGACGGGCTCCTGCCGGCGCCCATCGACTTCACGGCCTCCTTCGGTCAGCTCGGCCGGTGCTACACCTTCCTTCAGGTGGCGCCCGACGCGAGCCGTTTCGACGTGCTCCGGCCGGCCCCGCGCTGCGGCCGGCTCGAGGGCTGA